The following proteins are co-located in the Silene latifolia isolate original U9 population chromosome 1, ASM4854445v1, whole genome shotgun sequence genome:
- the LOC141646717 gene encoding uncharacterized protein LOC141646717 gives MEYAKKCDACQRHAPVNHQPAEPLHPVISPWPFMKWGMDIVGPLPKAPGNKVYMLAMTDYFSKWIEAESFSQVTEAQFIGNKTEAFCARWNISLQKSTPRNPQSNG, from the exons ATGGAATACGCGAAAAAATGTGATGCCTGTCAAAGGCATGCACCAGTCAACCATCAGCCTGCAGAGCCTCTGCACCCAGTTATTTCACCATGGCCCtttatgaaatggggaatggacatagtgGGACCGCTGCCCAAGGCACCGGGAAACAAGGTCTACATGCTCGCCATGAcagactacttctccaaatggatagaggcagagtCATTCTCCCAAGTTACCGAGGCCCAG TTTATTGGCAATAAGACAGAAGCATTTTGTGCTAGATGGAACATTTCATTGCAGAAATCTACCCCCAGGAACCCTCAGTCCAATGGCTAG